The Acidithiobacillus sp. genome contains the following window.
CACCTGAACCCAAGTGACGCGGGTAACCATCACCGTAGCCCGCCGCCACGACCCCCACCCGGCAGTGCGCAGGAGCCTGCCAGGCCGCACCATAGCCCAGCCAGTCACCAGGGGCGAGCTCGCGGATGGCCACCACGGCACTACGCCAGGATAGAACGGGCTGCAAACCGATTTCGGTACCGCTGTGCCCCGCGAAGGGCGAAAGCCCGTATAGCATGAGCCCAGGGCGCACCCAATGCTGATGGGTAAAGGGCAGTGCCAGCACCCCCCCCGAATTGGCCAAGGTGTGCTGACCCGCCGTGCAATGCCCAAAGTGCGCAACGGCCTCGGCGAAAACGTCCGCCTGCTGGCGACTGAGAGGATCGTCCGGCGTATCGGAGCGGGCGAGATGACTCATCAGCCCCAGCACCCGCCAGCGGGGATGGCTTTGCAGCCCGGCAAATACTGCCGACAGTTGGTCAGGTGCAAAGCCCAAACGGTGCATACCCGTATCCACTTTTATAAACAGCCGCAGGGACGCGTCAGCGGCATGGGCCGCCAGCCAGAGTAGCTGCCGTTGTTCATGGATAACGAGCAGATAGCCCCGCGCGGCCGCAACGGCGATCTCCTCCGCGTCGAAAGGCCCCCCGAGCAGACAAACCGGTTGCTCCAGACGCAGATCATGAAGGGTTTCCGCCTCGTCCAGAGAAGCCACGGCAAA
Protein-coding sequences here:
- the alr gene encoding alanine racemase; its protein translation is MTRPVVAHISAAALRHNMAVVRQHAPHAQIMAAVKANAYGHDVALCAPVLAEAGVDAFAVASLDEAETLHDLRLEQPVCLLGGPFDAEEIAVAAARGYLLVIHEQRQLLWLAAHAADASLRLFIKVDTGMHRLGFAPDQLSAVFAGLQSHPRWRVLGLMSHLARSDTPDDPLSRQQADVFAEAVAHFGHCTAGQHTLANSGGVLALPFTHQHWVRPGLMLYGLSPFAGHSGTEIGLQPVLSWRSAVVAIRELAPGDWLGYGAAWQAPAHCRVGVVAAGYGDGYPRHLGSGAPVTVAGQATRTLARVSMDMLFVDLTTVSAEIGASVVLMGAGGPALESLAARLDTISYELSCRMQMRVPRQLVS